GACGTCGTAGCCGGGGACGGCCGCCCGCTCACCCGTGCCCTGGTCGCCGCTGACGACGTCTTCGAGCATGGCCCGCACGTGGCGGGCGGTGTCGACGCTGATGACGCGGTGACGGGCGGGCTGCGGGGCGGAGTCGAGTCGTCCGTCCGCGCCGACCACGCCGCGCAGCAGCCGCGGCTGGGTCGCGACACCGTCGTCGGCGAGCGTGGCGTAGAGGTGTGCGGCCTGCAGCAGGGTCACGGCCACGCCCTGACCGATCGCGATGGTGGGCAGGCTGGTCGCAGACCACTGCTCGCGTGGCAGGAGCGCGCCGTCGACCTCACCGGGGAAACCGATCCCCAGAGGCTGCCCGTACCCGAAAGCTTCCAGGTAGCGACTGAGCCGGTCGGGGCCGAGCTGGTCGGCGACCAGGATCGTGCCGATGTTCGACGACCGTTCCACGATCTGCCGCAGCGTCAGGTTCTCGGTCGGATGGCGATGGGCGTCGCTGAAGACCTTCCGCCCCCACGGCAGGCGGTCGGGGACGGCGAGGACCGTGTCGGGCCCGACGATGCCCTCCTCGACCGCCGCGGCGGCGGTCACCGCCTTCTGCACCGACCCCGGTTCGAACATGTCCGTGACAGCGCGGTTGCGGCGCGTCCCTTCGTCGGAGCCCTGCAGCCGGTTGGGGTCGAAGCCGGGAGCGCTGGCCATCGCCAGGACCTCCCCGCTACCCACCTCGAGGACCACGACGCTGGCTCCGACGGCGTCGAAGCGTTCGACCGCCGCCGCGGCGGCCCGTTCGGCGACGTGCTGGATCTCCCGGTCGAGCGTCACGACCAGGTCGGTCCCGGCCTGGGAGGGGCGGAGCTCGCGGGTCCCGGATGCGATGGTCAGACCTCCCGGGGCGCGCTCCAGCGCGAGCCGGCCCGGCTCGCCTGCCAACAGCTGGTCGTACTGCAGCTCCAGACCCGACAGGCCGTCCCCGTCGATGCCGGTGAACCCCACGACCTGCCCGGCGAGCGGACCGGCGGGGTAGACCCGCGTCGGCTCGGTCAGCACCCCGATCCCCGGCAGCTGCAGCTCGGCGATGCGCTGGCCCAGCGCGTGATCGACCTGCCGAGCCAGGTAGCGGAAGTGTCCCTCGGCGCGGAGATGGGCCTCGACCGCGTCGGGCGTCGTCCCCAGCAGCGGAGCCACGGTCGCGGCGACCTCGGCGGCGTCGGCGGCGGGCGGGACGACCAAGCCGTCGTCGCGGATGCGTTCCCGGAACGCGCGCGGGTCGGCGTAGACGGTGGCGGCATCGACCGATGTGGCGAGCACGTCGCCTTCACGGTCGTAGATCCGTCCGCGCCTCGGCGGGAGCTCCACCGTCCGCAGGCGCTGCTGCTCACCCAGCGCGGCGTAGTGGGCGGCGTGGACGATCTGGACCGTCACCAGCCGGTACCCGACGGCGACGAACGCCAGCAGATACACCAGCAGCGCGGCGGTGGCGCGACGGGCGAACGGGTCGCGGCGCCGGCGGCCGCGGCCGGGGCGGCCTGTCGGTGTCGCGCCGCGACCCGCGGCCCCCCCGGCCAGCACCGTCGGCTACCGCTGCACCGACAGAACGGGCTTCATCCGGTCGGTCTGGCCGCCGGTGGCCGCTTCGGTGACGACGGTCCCGTCTTGGGGCAGGCGCCGCTCCACGACCAGGAACCGCGCCCCGTCGGCGGGGACCATGCCGAGCTCATCCAACGCGACCTGCTCGATGCGCGCGGGGTCCTCCAACGCCGCCACCTCCGCGACCAACTCGGCGTAGCGGCGCTCGGCCTCGGCGACGTCCGCCTCCAACTGCGCGGCGCGCACCGCGTCGGCGGCGGCGAGCGCGTTGACGGTCAGCGTGGCGAACACGGCGGCGCCGCTGATCGTGACCAGCACCAGCGCGAACAGCAGCGTCCGCCGCCGCCGCGGTGCGGTGACCACGCGGAGACGCGGGGTCGGGGCGCGGCCGGGAACACGACGGGACTGGGGGACTGCACTCATGCGGGGACCTCGAGACGGCGCGCGGCGCGCAGTCGCGCAGCGCGGGCGCGTGGGTTGGCGGCGACCTCGGCGTCTCGTGGCCGCTCA
The sequence above is a segment of the Actinomycetota bacterium genome. Coding sequences within it:
- a CDS encoding penicillin-binding protein 2, giving the protein MLAGGAAGRGATPTGRPGRGRRRRDPFARRATAALLVYLLAFVAVGYRLVTVQIVHAAHYAALGEQQRLRTVELPPRRGRIYDREGDVLATSVDAATVYADPRAFRERIRDDGLVVPPAADAAEVAATVAPLLGTTPDAVEAHLRAEGHFRYLARQVDHALGQRIAELQLPGIGVLTEPTRVYPAGPLAGQVVGFTGIDGDGLSGLELQYDQLLAGEPGRLALERAPGGLTIASGTRELRPSQAGTDLVVTLDREIQHVAERAAAAAVERFDAVGASVVVLEVGSGEVLAMASAPGFDPNRLQGSDEGTRRNRAVTDMFEPGSVQKAVTAAAAVEEGIVGPDTVLAVPDRLPWGRKVFSDAHRHPTENLTLRQIVERSSNIGTILVADQLGPDRLSRYLEAFGYGQPLGIGFPGEVDGALLPREQWSATSLPTIAIGQGVAVTLLQAAHLYATLADDGVATQPRLLRGVVGADGRLDSAPQPARHRVISVDTARHVRAMLEDVVSGDQGTGERAAVPGYDVAGKTGTARKPLTGARGYSGEYIASFVGFAPVEHPRMVVAVMVDEPRPIYGGVVAAPTFAEVMRFALAHRRIPPTDPAAADARAAPPPAPDTAAATPTPAATFRGVTDAPADTPSP
- a CDS encoding cell division protein FtsL — protein: MSAVPQSRRVPGRAPTPRLRVVTAPRRRRTLLFALVLVTISGAAVFATLTVNALAAADAVRAAQLEADVAEAERRYAELVAEVAALEDPARIEQVALDELGMVPADGARFLVVERRLPQDGTVVTEAATGGQTDRMKPVLSVQR